Proteins encoded together in one Impatiens glandulifera chromosome 1, dImpGla2.1, whole genome shotgun sequence window:
- the LOC124918877 gene encoding uncharacterized protein LOC124918877 translates to MSDSSSCVDVKVNDSINNSKLELDEDKKDGCDYSVDELKFSNTCAFDDDDDNNNNNTSQGSHDLDPVLVPTENPKHPILHLQEEEDDIMMKKKKYGGLLRKKPSLISKDHERAFFDSADWALRKQAGTADRAKGGSLEVLLPKLEPTPHHQLSSKRLAYASSSTNDEFNHENLSDAVKFDGDEDELIPEKI, encoded by the exons ATGTCGGATAGCAGCAGCTGTGTTGATGTGAAGGTGAATGATTCAATCAATAATAGTAAGCTGGAGTTAGATGAAGATAAGAAAGATGGTTGTGATTATTCTGTCGACGaattaaaattctcaaatacTTGCgcttttgatgatgatgatgataataataacaacaacaCCTCTCAAGGCTCTCATGACTTGGATCCTGTCCTGGTCCCTACGGAAAACCCTAAACATCCAATCCTCCATCTTCAGGAAGAG GAGGATGACattatgatgaagaagaagaaatatggAGGTTTGCTACGAAAGAAACCATCATTGATATCCAAG GATCATGAACGAGCTTTCTTTGATTCTGCTGATTGGGCATTGCGCAAG CAAGCTGGAACTGCTGACAGAGCCAAGGGAGGATCCCTTGAAGTACTTCTGCCTAAACTCGAG CCAACTCCACATCATCAACTTAGTTCAAAAAGATTAGCTTATGCTTCTTCTTCAACCAATGACGAGT TTAATCACGAAAACCTTTCGGATGCTGTTAAGTTTGATGGGGACGAGGATGAGCTCATTCCAGAAAAGATCTAA